A stretch of the Rhizomicrobium sp. genome encodes the following:
- a CDS encoding amino acid adenylation domain-containing protein, translating to MNGGGTDGLRERLAALSSDQRARLEEALASGSGGNRSGSSTAGEAGHPFPLTEVQQAYWAGRQRNFGLGGVGTHSYTEFDTTRVDLDRLSEAWNRLIARHDMLRAIIDVDGMQRVLQRVPRYAIAIEDVSALSEEEREVRLRARRDGMSHQLLAADRWPVFEIRATVMGEARVRLHFSFDALIADMSSRRILMRELGLLYRDPGADLPAPTLTFRDFVLSEASARASPAYGRAREYWSGRDLPTAPALPVRDGYDMLMPPVFTRRTLRMAREPLERVARGLGITLNVLLITAYADVLRLWSGGERFTLNLTLFNRPQAAANVVGDFTSLTLLEIGRMEGLPFAARARAIQEQLWRDIDHRAFGGVSVLRDMTRARSGHSHALMPIVFTSALSGDEAGDDVSWLGEEVFGSSQTPQVWIDLVARDADGELVLQWNAVEDMLPPGMSVDMVSALARLLAHLSTDREAGALSWPATATLLLPDAMRATRGAANATEFAQPDSLLHSMWRQHAREAADRIAIIASETTLRYGELANISFDLAQRLRSLSAIPNSLVAIVMRKGWEQVAAVLSVLESGAAYLPMDHDLPAARLRLLLSDANVKIVLTQPDLVGRLAVPDGVVVIAVDATARQSAVAAPQPCQKASDLAYVIYTSGSSGRPKGVAIEHRSAVNTIDDINTRYAVGPSDRVLALSSLAFDLSVYDIFGVLGAGGTIVVPEHDRLRDPAHWAELMSQHDVTLWNSVPALMELLIDYLRGGKPGRLASLRLALLSGDRIPLKLPDAMRRAGCAGRIACLGGATEASVWSILHETGTAASGRNTIPYGRPLRNQTMYVFGPGAVDCPDWVPGDIHIGGRGVARGYWNDPERTAEAFVFDVVRGLRLYRTGDRGCYLPDGSIEFLGREDGQVKLRGYRVELGEIEAVLMEHEAVGEAVVVAKGEDSSSRTLAAFIVLVEGAVPPIDAIHAHLKARLPAHMVPPSLTVISQPPLTANGKIDRRALALSPTAIRHLVTSETAHENLGHIARIVRDASRVPIPSLDSDLLELGLNSVDVIRIGNALDAALGYRPDINTIYASPTIRAIAQGCPIREPAKGPPAHAIRAHAAERKAIPLTPKALPDAVGALFASRRSTRRFSLRPVSAVSLGGLFEALRVRADGTRNYASASALYPVRLYMAARPGHVEGVEAGSYVYDPVRHALQRVSADRPDRSFFAPSNIAVFEEAAFVFFLVAQLETLEERYGPRGWHLATIEAGLVSQLLETAAPGCGLGLCQIGSAKEAAIESLLELKPRERFVHAIFGGVPDEAACWENEHTEETRLKRYLERVGHLTAEETASLRDAYRQRR from the coding sequence ATGAATGGCGGCGGGACAGACGGATTGCGCGAACGGCTTGCGGCCCTTTCATCGGATCAGCGCGCGCGTCTCGAAGAGGCGCTCGCCAGCGGCAGCGGCGGCAACCGCTCCGGATCGTCGACAGCGGGCGAAGCAGGACATCCCTTCCCGCTGACGGAAGTACAGCAGGCATATTGGGCTGGGCGGCAGCGGAACTTCGGCCTTGGCGGCGTGGGAACGCATAGTTATACGGAATTCGATACGACCAGGGTCGATCTCGATCGCCTCTCCGAAGCTTGGAATCGCTTGATTGCGCGGCACGATATGCTTCGTGCGATTATCGATGTGGACGGCATGCAGCGCGTACTTCAGCGCGTTCCACGCTACGCCATCGCGATCGAGGATGTCAGTGCATTGTCGGAGGAGGAGCGGGAGGTCCGGCTTCGCGCGCGCCGGGACGGCATGTCGCATCAACTTCTCGCGGCGGATCGCTGGCCGGTCTTCGAAATTCGCGCGACGGTCATGGGTGAGGCGCGCGTCCGGCTTCATTTCAGTTTCGATGCTCTCATAGCCGACATGTCGAGCCGGCGGATCTTGATGCGCGAGTTGGGGCTCCTCTACCGCGATCCGGGCGCCGACTTGCCGGCTCCAACCCTGACATTTCGCGACTTCGTGCTGTCCGAGGCGTCGGCGCGCGCGTCACCGGCGTATGGGCGTGCGCGCGAATACTGGTCGGGCCGCGATCTGCCGACAGCGCCTGCGCTGCCGGTCCGGGATGGATACGACATGCTTATGCCGCCGGTCTTCACGCGGCGCACGCTGCGCATGGCACGCGAGCCGCTGGAGCGCGTGGCACGAGGCCTGGGCATCACACTGAACGTGCTTCTGATCACTGCCTATGCCGATGTGCTCAGGCTGTGGAGCGGCGGAGAGCGATTCACGCTCAACTTGACTCTGTTCAACCGGCCACAGGCCGCGGCGAATGTGGTGGGCGATTTCACGTCGCTGACTCTGCTGGAAATCGGGCGCATGGAGGGCCTGCCGTTCGCCGCGCGCGCGCGCGCCATCCAGGAACAGCTTTGGAGGGACATCGATCACCGCGCCTTCGGCGGCGTATCGGTGCTGCGGGACATGACGCGCGCCCGAAGCGGCCATTCGCACGCTCTCATGCCGATCGTCTTCACGAGCGCGCTATCCGGCGACGAGGCCGGAGACGACGTTTCCTGGCTGGGCGAAGAGGTCTTTGGTTCGAGCCAGACGCCTCAAGTCTGGATCGACCTCGTCGCGCGCGATGCCGATGGCGAACTTGTCCTGCAGTGGAATGCCGTGGAGGACATGCTCCCGCCGGGGATGTCCGTGGACATGGTTTCCGCGCTGGCCAGGCTGCTCGCGCACCTTTCGACGGATCGGGAGGCAGGGGCGTTGTCCTGGCCCGCCACGGCCACGCTGCTTCTGCCCGACGCGATGCGGGCAACGCGCGGGGCTGCGAATGCAACCGAATTCGCGCAGCCGGACTCGCTTCTCCACTCGATGTGGAGGCAGCATGCGCGGGAGGCGGCGGATCGCATCGCGATCATCGCGTCGGAAACGACGCTCCGCTATGGCGAGCTCGCGAATATTTCCTTCGACCTGGCGCAACGGCTGCGGTCCTTGAGTGCGATACCCAACAGCTTGGTCGCCATTGTCATGCGCAAGGGATGGGAGCAGGTGGCAGCCGTGTTGTCCGTATTGGAGAGCGGTGCCGCTTATTTGCCGATGGACCACGATCTTCCGGCCGCGCGCCTGCGGCTTCTGCTGTCCGACGCCAATGTGAAGATCGTTCTGACCCAGCCGGATCTGGTCGGCCGCCTCGCGGTGCCGGACGGTGTGGTGGTCATCGCCGTCGACGCCACCGCGAGGCAATCCGCGGTCGCGGCACCGCAGCCCTGCCAGAAGGCTTCGGATCTCGCTTATGTCATCTACACCTCCGGCTCTTCCGGCAGGCCGAAAGGCGTTGCCATCGAACATCGAAGCGCCGTGAACACGATCGACGATATCAATACGCGTTATGCCGTCGGACCGTCCGACCGCGTTCTGGCTCTGTCGTCGCTCGCCTTCGATCTGTCGGTCTACGATATCTTCGGCGTGCTCGGTGCCGGCGGCACAATCGTCGTGCCGGAGCATGACCGTCTGCGCGATCCGGCGCATTGGGCGGAGTTGATGTCGCAGCACGATGTGACTTTATGGAATTCCGTGCCTGCGCTGATGGAGCTGCTGATCGATTATCTGCGGGGCGGAAAACCGGGTCGCCTCGCTTCACTGCGTCTTGCGCTTCTCAGCGGAGACCGGATTCCGCTCAAACTGCCCGATGCGATGCGCCGCGCAGGGTGTGCGGGCAGGATCGCCTGCCTGGGCGGGGCGACGGAAGCTTCGGTCTGGTCGATTCTTCATGAGACCGGGACCGCGGCCTCGGGCCGAAATACGATCCCGTATGGCAGGCCGCTTCGAAACCAGACGATGTACGTTTTCGGACCAGGCGCGGTCGATTGCCCCGATTGGGTTCCCGGCGATATCCATATCGGGGGGAGGGGGGTCGCACGGGGCTACTGGAACGATCCGGAAAGGACAGCGGAAGCTTTCGTCTTCGACGTTGTGCGCGGCCTGCGCCTGTACCGGACGGGCGACAGGGGCTGCTATCTGCCCGATGGCAGTATCGAGTTTCTCGGTCGCGAGGACGGTCAGGTCAAGTTGCGCGGCTACCGAGTCGAGCTTGGTGAGATCGAGGCGGTGTTGATGGAACATGAAGCCGTCGGCGAAGCGGTGGTCGTGGCCAAAGGGGAAGATTCATCGTCGCGCACGCTGGCTGCGTTTATCGTTCTCGTGGAGGGGGCCGTGCCTCCGATCGACGCTATCCACGCGCATTTGAAGGCGCGCCTGCCGGCCCACATGGTGCCGCCGTCCCTTACCGTGATTTCGCAGCCTCCGCTGACCGCAAACGGGAAGATTGACCGGCGTGCGCTGGCGCTTTCGCCGACTGCAATCCGGCATCTTGTCACTTCGGAGACCGCGCATGAGAATTTGGGACACATCGCGCGCATTGTGCGGGATGCCAGCCGCGTCCCGATCCCGTCTCTCGACAGCGATCTGCTCGAACTGGGCCTGAATTCGGTCGACGTCATCAGAATCGGCAATGCGCTGGACGCGGCGCTAGGCTACCGGCCGGACATCAACACGATCTATGCATCACCGACCATTCGCGCGATTGCCCAGGGTTGCCCCATCCGGGAGCCTGCCAAGGGTCCGCCGGCGCATGCGATCCGCGCGCACGCCGCCGAGCGCAAGGCTATACCGCTGACGCCGAAGGCCTTGCCGGATGCGGTCGGCGCGCTTTTCGCGTCTCGCCGCAGCACGCGCCGGTTTTCCCTTCGTCCCGTTTCGGCGGTATCGCTCGGCGGGCTTTTCGAAGCGTTGCGGGTCCGAGCGGACGGAACGCGCAATTATGCCTCGGCCAGTGCGCTCTATCCCGTCCGCCTCTATATGGCGGCAAGACCCGGCCATGTGGAGGGGGTCGAGGCGGGTTCCTATGTCTATGATCCGGTCCGTCATGCCCTTCAGCGCGTCTCGGCGGATCGTCCGGACCGTTCTTTCTTCGCGCCGTCGAACATCGCCGTCTTCGAGGAGGCTGCGTTCGTCTTCTTCCTTGTGGCGCAGCTGGAGACGCTGGAGGAACGCTATGGGCCCCGCGGCTGGCATCTTGCGACCATCGAGGCGGGCTTGGTATCGCAACTGCTCGAAACGGCGGCACCTGGCTGCGGACTGGGCCTTTGTCAGATCGGCAGTGCCAAGGAAGCGGCGATCGAATCGTTGCTGGAACTCAAACCTCGCGAGCGGTTCGTTCATGCCATTTTCGGCGGCGTGCCCGACGAAGCCGCATGCTGGGAGAACGAACACACGGAGGAGACGCGGCTCAAGAGGTACCTGGAACGCGTCGGTCACCTCACGGCCGAAGAGACCGCTTCGCTTCGCGATGCGTATCGGCAAAGGAGATAG